From Bacillota bacterium, one genomic window encodes:
- a CDS encoding phosphopentomutase, which translates to MVPVKRVILIVLDSVGVGALPDAAAYGDAGTNTLAHTARAVGGLSLPHLEALGLGNIVPVAGVPPAPRPRAAYGKMATLSAGKDTTTGHWELAGLVLDRPFPVYPEGFPADVIAAFEAAIGRPTLGNRPASGTAIIAELGAEHVRTGAPIVYTSADSVFQVAAHEEVIPPEELYRICRVARALLTGKHAVGRVIARPFAGAEGHFVRTARRKDFSLAPGGETVLDALKARGHAVVGVGKIGNIFAERGLTASFPTRDNEQGVDRTLVVLREFSSGLVFTNLIEFDMLYGHRNDAHGYAAALAAFDRRVPDLVGALAPGDLLVLTADHGCDPTTPGTDHTREYVPLLVLSASGLAGGVDLGTRASLADVAATVAQVFGFGWPVGESFYGRLVLEGGGER; encoded by the coding sequence TTGGTCCCTGTGAAGCGGGTCATCTTGATCGTACTGGACAGCGTCGGGGTGGGGGCGCTGCCGGACGCCGCCGCGTACGGCGACGCGGGCACGAACACCCTGGCGCACACCGCCCGGGCGGTGGGCGGGCTTTCGCTGCCGCACCTGGAGGCGCTGGGCCTGGGGAACATCGTCCCGGTGGCGGGCGTGCCGCCGGCCCCGCGCCCGCGGGCGGCCTACGGCAAAATGGCCACGCTCTCGGCCGGAAAGGACACCACCACCGGGCACTGGGAGCTCGCCGGGCTGGTGCTGGACCGGCCGTTCCCGGTGTACCCGGAGGGCTTTCCGGCGGACGTGATCGCGGCCTTCGAGGCGGCGATCGGGCGGCCGACCCTGGGGAACCGGCCGGCCTCGGGCACAGCGATCATTGCGGAGCTGGGCGCCGAGCACGTGCGCACCGGCGCGCCGATCGTGTACACCTCGGCGGACAGCGTGTTCCAGGTGGCCGCCCACGAGGAGGTCATCCCGCCGGAGGAGCTTTACCGCATCTGCCGGGTGGCGCGCGCGCTTCTGACCGGCAAGCACGCGGTCGGGCGGGTGATCGCCCGGCCGTTCGCGGGGGCGGAGGGCCATTTCGTGCGCACGGCGCGCCGCAAAGACTTTTCGCTGGCGCCGGGCGGGGAAACCGTCCTGGACGCCTTAAAGGCGCGGGGCCACGCGGTGGTGGGCGTGGGGAAGATCGGGAACATCTTCGCCGAGCGGGGGCTGACCGCGAGTTTTCCGACCAGGGACAACGAGCAGGGGGTGGACCGGACGCTCGTGGTGCTGCGGGAGTTTTCGTCGGGGCTGGTGTTCACGAACCTGATCGAGTTTGACATGCTCTACGGCCACCGGAACGACGCGCACGGTTACGCGGCGGCGCTGGCGGCGTTTGACCGGCGGGTGCCGGATTTGGTGGGGGCGCTTGCGCCGGGGGACCTTTTGGTGCTGACCGCCGACCACGGGTGCGACCCGACCACGCCCGGCACCGACCACACGCGCGAGTACGTGCCGCTTCTGGTGCTCTCGGCCTCCGGCCTGGCGGGCGGGGTGGACCTGGGAACGCGGGCCTCGCTGGCCGACGTGGCGGCGACGGTGGCGCAAGTGTTCGGTTTCGGGTGGCCGGTGGGGGAAAGTTTCTACGGGCGGCTCGTTTTGGAAGGAGGCGGGGAGCGTTGA
- the xerD gene encoding site-specific tyrosine recombinase XerD, which yields MDEQLALFLNHLNVERGLSENTLAAYRGDLRQFGAFLAAQGVRDLSAVQTRHITAYLLEQKREGRRPATVARRLSAVRAFLKFLAAEGVLAANPAEYTGSPKRAQRLPRVLRVDEVDRLLTAPDTANPLGLRDRALMEVLYASGLRVSEAVNLKTGDLDLRGGLVRCLGKGGRERVVPVGGEAVRLVDEYLSRSRPVLLKGRRTRFLFVNRRGRPLTRQTVWKLMKRYAREAGIQKEITPHTLRHSFATHLLENGADLRAVQEMLGHADIVTTQVYTHLTSRGLRAVYDRTHPRA from the coding sequence GTGGACGAGCAGTTGGCGCTTTTCCTGAATCACCTGAACGTGGAGCGGGGCTTGTCCGAGAATACGCTGGCCGCTTACCGGGGGGACCTGCGACAGTTCGGCGCCTTCCTGGCCGCCCAGGGCGTGCGCGACCTGAGCGCGGTGCAAACGCGCCACATCACCGCCTATCTCCTGGAGCAAAAGCGCGAGGGGCGGCGCCCGGCCACGGTGGCCCGGCGGCTGTCGGCGGTGCGGGCATTCTTGAAGTTTTTGGCCGCCGAGGGAGTCTTGGCCGCCAATCCGGCGGAGTACACCGGTTCCCCGAAGCGGGCCCAGCGGCTGCCCCGCGTGCTGCGGGTGGACGAAGTGGACCGGCTCCTGACGGCCCCGGATACGGCCAATCCCTTGGGCTTGCGGGACCGGGCCCTGATGGAGGTCCTGTACGCGAGCGGGCTGCGGGTATCCGAGGCGGTGAACTTGAAGACCGGCGACCTCGACCTGCGCGGCGGCTTGGTGCGTTGCCTGGGGAAGGGCGGCCGGGAGCGCGTCGTGCCGGTGGGGGGCGAGGCGGTCCGCCTGGTGGACGAGTACCTGTCGCGCTCGCGCCCCGTGCTCCTGAAAGGGCGGCGGACCAGGTTTTTGTTCGTGAACCGGCGGGGCCGGCCCCTGACCCGCCAGACGGTGTGGAAGCTCATGAAGCGTTACGCGCGCGAGGCGGGGATCCAGAAAGAGATCACGCCGCATACCCTGCGGCATTCCTTCGCCACGCACCTTTTGGAGAACGGGGCCGACCTCCGGGCGGTCCAGGAGATGCTGGGCCACGCCGACATCGTCACCACGCAAGTATACACGCACCTGACTTCCCGGGGCCTGCGCGCCGTTTACGACCGCACCCATCCCCGGGCTTAA
- the spoIIM gene encoding stage II sporulation protein M, whose translation MARVMWRFRLAALQGYWVVYLVVGFCFFGGLFAGGWAANGLERETAGELQEYLDHLFLNAYHADFNARETFLEVAYNNLLFSALIFLAGITVIGIPVMLALVAVRGFALGFAMWFVTGEMGGSGVLLVLAAIVPQNLLLVPAVFFAAAAAVSFALLLVRRGFNPEVGVWSNFLRYAAMQLGAAGVLVSAAFVEAYVTPRLVGLLMSLPG comes from the coding sequence GTGGCCAGGGTCATGTGGCGGTTCCGGCTGGCGGCGCTCCAGGGCTACTGGGTGGTCTACCTGGTGGTGGGTTTTTGCTTTTTCGGCGGTCTTTTCGCCGGGGGCTGGGCGGCCAACGGGCTGGAGCGCGAAACGGCCGGGGAGCTGCAAGAGTACTTGGACCACCTCTTTCTAAACGCCTACCACGCCGACTTCAACGCCCGGGAGACTTTCCTCGAGGTCGCCTACAACAACCTCTTGTTCAGCGCCCTAATTTTCCTGGCCGGAATCACCGTGATCGGCATCCCGGTGATGCTGGCCCTCGTGGCCGTCCGCGGGTTCGCGCTCGGGTTTGCCATGTGGTTCGTGACCGGGGAGATGGGCGGCTCCGGGGTGCTCTTGGTGCTGGCGGCGATCGTGCCCCAAAACCTGCTTCTGGTGCCCGCGGTCTTTTTCGCGGCGGCGGCGGCGGTGTCGTTCGCGCTTTTGCTTGTCCGGCGCGGGTTTAATCCGGAGGTCGGGGTGTGGTCGAACTTTTTGCGGTACGCGGCGATGCAATTGGGCGCGGCGGGGGTGCTGGTGAGCGCGGCGTTCGTGGAGGCCTACGTCACGCCGCGGCTCGTGGGGCTTTTGATGTCCCTGCCGGGCTAG
- a CDS encoding DUF3866 family protein, whose translation MIRMRPGRVVGVVEERPGVSEVLVEVEGRVERAVNYDHVTGSVAVGDRVVLNTGAVALELGTGGVHFVMVNLARLEHDGPKAGHIMKLRYTPYQVPVLAVEEDASPHAERLRDSAGLDGLPVVAGSLHSMLGPFAAAVGELAPELKVVYLMTDGGALPLAFSRLAGRLKEAGLVHATVTCGHAFGGDFEAVNVYSGMLAAREAAGADIILAAMGPGIVGTAQAFGFTGIEQGELVNAAGVLGGVPIAIPRISFADPRERHRGVSHHTLTALGKVALAPALVALPRLDDAHALAALEAQLSAAGVSARHQVVIADGSAALSGLERHGLNVTTMGRDRHATPEFFLACGAAARLAVDVRSRCLQRPRRS comes from the coding sequence TTGATCAGAATGCGGCCGGGGCGGGTCGTGGGAGTGGTGGAAGAGCGCCCGGGGGTGTCCGAGGTGCTGGTGGAGGTCGAGGGCCGGGTGGAGCGAGCGGTCAACTACGACCATGTCACCGGTTCGGTGGCGGTGGGGGACCGCGTGGTCCTGAACACCGGGGCGGTGGCACTGGAACTCGGGACCGGGGGCGTGCACTTCGTGATGGTGAACCTGGCGCGGCTGGAGCACGACGGACCGAAGGCGGGCCACATCATGAAGCTCAGGTACACGCCGTACCAGGTGCCGGTGCTGGCGGTGGAGGAGGACGCGAGCCCGCACGCGGAGCGGCTGCGGGATTCCGCGGGGCTGGACGGGCTCCCGGTGGTGGCGGGCTCCCTGCACAGCATGCTCGGGCCGTTCGCGGCGGCGGTGGGGGAGCTGGCGCCGGAGCTCAAAGTGGTGTACCTGATGACCGACGGGGGGGCGCTGCCGCTGGCATTCAGCCGGCTGGCGGGCCGGCTCAAAGAGGCGGGGCTGGTGCACGCGACCGTGACCTGCGGGCACGCCTTCGGGGGCGACTTCGAGGCGGTCAACGTCTACAGCGGGATGCTGGCCGCGCGGGAGGCGGCGGGGGCGGACATCATCCTGGCGGCGATGGGGCCGGGGATCGTGGGGACGGCGCAGGCCTTCGGGTTTACGGGGATCGAGCAGGGGGAGCTTGTCAACGCGGCGGGAGTGCTGGGCGGGGTGCCGATCGCCATCCCGCGGATCAGTTTCGCCGACCCCCGGGAGCGCCACCGGGGGGTGAGCCACCACACCCTGACCGCCTTAGGGAAGGTGGCGCTGGCGCCGGCCCTGGTGGCCCTGCCGCGCCTGGATGACGCTCACGCCCTGGCCGCTCTGGAGGCGCAGCTGTCGGCGGCCGGGGTGAGCGCGCGCCACCAGGTGGTGATCGCCGACGGGAGCGCGGCGCTCTCCGGGCTTGAGCGCCACGGGCTGAACGTAACCACCATGGGGCGGGACCGGCACGCCACACCCGAGTTTTTCCTGGCTTGCGGCGCGGCGGCCCGGCTGGCGGTGGACGTCCGCTCACGCTGCCTTCAACGTCCACGCCGGTCATAA
- a CDS encoding amphi-Trp domain-containing protein: MGSPEEVLFESEEHKTLSEIAAFLRAAADGLEQGVLVLTQDERRVEVRPPGEAMLEIEYEVEDDEHELEIEIKWRAQAAPGAEDEEPDQDD, translated from the coding sequence ATGGGATCACCGGAAGAAGTGCTGTTCGAGAGCGAGGAACACAAAACCCTTTCTGAGATCGCCGCTTTTTTGCGGGCGGCGGCCGACGGCCTGGAGCAGGGGGTCTTGGTCCTGACCCAGGACGAGCGCCGGGTGGAGGTCCGCCCGCCGGGGGAAGCGATGCTCGAGATCGAGTACGAGGTCGAGGACGACGAGCACGAACTGGAAATTGAGATCAAGTGGCGGGCACAGGCCGCGCCGGGCGCAGAGGACGAGGAACCTGATCAGGACGACTAG
- a CDS encoding ATP-dependent DNA helicase RecQ — protein MATNPLLHETLSRRFGFNQFRPGQKEVIEASLAGEDVLAVMPTGSGKSLCYQLPSLLLPGLTLVISPLIALMKDQLDNLRAKDFGQATLLNSQINPNEYRQRMRGLLNGAFKLVYIAPERLRNRSFLELTKEIPLDLLVVDEAHCISQWGHDFRPDYLWIRNFYEQLPRRPRILALTATATPEVQRDIRAQLGIPGAMVVAAGSDRPNLYISAERVDGEREKQGSLREFLRRQPGSGIIYAATRRESEAVAAWVRDALEISAECYHAGLSSERRSAVQEAFIKEEVRVVAATNAFGMGIDKANIRFVIHYSLPGSLEAYYQEIGRAGRDGLPAECRLLFSLKDKSLQEWFIDQSTVTRDDLNLFWRTCGRFVDGGRSVVPTAELERAGLSETKQRLVVGMLERLQAIRLADRDEDSLYVEPGKRPPPGAVEAALQEVENRSSHRKDKLATVVNWANTTRCRRTMLLAYFGEESGGSAPRCCDNCLAAAAGEPELSREPLLVLACVRALPRGVGKKKLADILRGANPPGLSAYGYNHLIYYRALGSRSGQAVLELIDRLLADGHLTIEGREYPVVALTAAGREALRKGKPGSPGPFSR, from the coding sequence ATGGCCACGAATCCCCTTCTGCACGAAACCTTATCCCGGCGGTTCGGCTTCAATCAGTTCCGTCCCGGCCAGAAGGAGGTCATCGAAGCGAGCCTGGCCGGAGAGGATGTCCTGGCCGTCATGCCGACCGGCAGCGGGAAGTCCCTCTGCTACCAGCTCCCGTCCTTGCTGCTTCCCGGCCTCACTTTGGTGATTTCCCCCCTGATCGCCTTGATGAAAGACCAGTTGGACAACCTGCGTGCGAAGGACTTCGGCCAGGCCACCTTGCTTAACAGCCAGATCAACCCCAATGAGTACCGGCAGAGAATGCGCGGCCTTCTGAACGGTGCGTTCAAGCTGGTCTATATTGCCCCGGAGCGGCTCCGAAACAGAAGTTTTCTGGAGTTAACCAAGGAAATCCCGCTCGATCTCCTGGTGGTGGACGAGGCCCACTGTATTTCCCAGTGGGGTCACGACTTCCGGCCGGACTATCTCTGGATCCGGAATTTCTACGAACAATTGCCGCGCCGCCCCCGAATTTTGGCGCTTACCGCCACGGCCACGCCGGAGGTGCAACGGGATATCCGCGCGCAACTTGGGATTCCGGGGGCCATGGTGGTGGCGGCGGGGAGTGACCGGCCCAACCTGTATATTTCCGCGGAAAGGGTGGACGGTGAACGGGAGAAACAGGGGTCACTGCGGGAGTTTTTGCGGCGGCAGCCGGGCAGCGGCATTATCTACGCCGCCACCCGCAGGGAGAGCGAAGCGGTGGCGGCCTGGGTGCGCGACGCTTTGGAAATTTCGGCCGAATGTTACCACGCCGGTCTGTCCTCCGAGAGGCGCAGCGCCGTACAGGAGGCCTTCATCAAGGAAGAAGTCAGGGTGGTGGCCGCCACCAACGCCTTCGGCATGGGTATCGACAAGGCCAATATCCGCTTTGTCATCCACTACAGTCTGCCGGGATCACTGGAGGCCTACTACCAGGAGATCGGCCGGGCCGGACGCGACGGCCTGCCGGCCGAGTGCCGGCTGCTGTTCTCCTTGAAGGATAAAAGCCTGCAGGAATGGTTCATTGATCAAAGTACGGTCACCCGGGACGACCTGAATCTGTTCTGGCGGACCTGTGGCCGGTTTGTCGACGGGGGACGGTCCGTCGTACCAACAGCCGAGTTGGAGCGGGCGGGCTTGAGTGAGACGAAGCAACGGCTGGTGGTCGGTATGCTGGAACGGCTGCAGGCGATCAGGCTGGCTGACCGCGACGAGGACAGCCTCTATGTGGAGCCGGGGAAGCGCCCGCCTCCCGGGGCGGTGGAGGCCGCGCTGCAGGAGGTGGAAAACCGGTCGTCTCACCGCAAGGACAAGCTGGCGACCGTGGTGAACTGGGCCAATACCACCCGCTGCCGCAGGACGATGCTGCTGGCGTATTTCGGCGAAGAATCCGGGGGGAGCGCGCCGCGCTGCTGTGACAACTGCCTGGCGGCGGCCGCGGGTGAGCCGGAGCTTTCCCGGGAGCCACTGCTCGTATTGGCCTGTGTGCGCGCGCTGCCTCGGGGCGTCGGCAAAAAGAAACTGGCCGACATTCTGCGGGGGGCCAACCCTCCCGGCCTGTCGGCCTACGGGTATAACCACCTGATTTACTACCGGGCCCTGGGGAGCAGAAGCGGCCAAGCGGTCCTGGAGCTGATCGACCGTCTGCTGGCGGACGGCCACCTCACTATTGAAGGCCGGGAATACCCGGTGGTGGCCTTGACCGCCGCGGGCCGGGAGGCCCTGAGGAAAGGCAAGCCGGGCTCGCCGGGCCCGTTTTCACGATGA